A single region of the Pseudomonas granadensis genome encodes:
- a CDS encoding peptide chain release factor 3 has product MTQQAAEVAKRRTFAIISHPDAGKTTITEKLLLMGKAIAVAGTVKSRKSDRHATSDWMEMEKQRGISITTSVMQFPYREHMINLLDTPGHEDFSEDTYRTLTAVDSALMVLDGGKGVEPRTIALMDVCRLRDTPIVSFINKLDRDIRDPIELLDEIEAVLKIKAAPITWPIGCYRDFKGVYHLADDYIIVYTPGHGHERTETKIIQKLDSDEARAHLGDEYDRFIEQLELVQGACHEFNQQEFLDGQLTPVFFGTALGNFGVDHVLDAVVDWAPRPLARVANERTVEPVEEKFSGFIFKIQANMDPKHRDRIAFMRICSGKYEKGMKMRHVRTGKDVRIGDALTFFSSEREQLEEAYAGDIIGLHNHGTIQIGDTFSEGEVLGFTGIPHFAPELFRRVRLRDPLKSKQLRQGLQQLAEEGATQVFFPERSNDIILGAVGVLQFDVVASRLKEEYKVECSYEPITVYSARWIECSDKKKLEEFSNKAVENLALDGGGHLTYLAPTRVNLALMEERWPDVKFRATREHH; this is encoded by the coding sequence ATGACCCAACAGGCCGCCGAAGTCGCGAAACGCCGCACTTTCGCCATTATTTCCCACCCCGATGCCGGTAAAACCACGATCACCGAAAAGCTCCTGTTGATGGGCAAGGCGATTGCGGTGGCCGGTACGGTGAAATCCCGTAAATCCGATCGCCATGCGACATCCGACTGGATGGAGATGGAGAAGCAGCGGGGTATTTCCATTACCACGTCGGTCATGCAGTTCCCGTATCGCGAACACATGATCAACCTGCTCGACACACCGGGCCACGAAGACTTCTCCGAAGACACCTACCGCACCCTGACCGCGGTGGACTCGGCCTTGATGGTTCTCGACGGCGGTAAAGGTGTCGAGCCACGGACCATCGCGCTGATGGACGTCTGCCGTCTGCGTGATACGCCGATCGTCAGCTTCATCAACAAACTCGACCGCGACATCCGCGACCCGATCGAACTGCTCGACGAGATCGAAGCCGTTCTGAAGATCAAGGCTGCGCCGATCACCTGGCCGATCGGCTGCTACCGCGACTTCAAGGGCGTGTACCACCTGGCCGATGACTACATCATCGTCTACACCCCAGGCCACGGTCACGAACGCACCGAGACCAAGATCATCCAGAAACTCGACTCCGACGAAGCCCGCGCGCACCTGGGCGACGAGTACGATCGCTTCATCGAGCAACTGGAACTGGTACAGGGCGCCTGCCACGAATTCAACCAGCAGGAATTCCTCGACGGTCAACTGACCCCGGTGTTCTTCGGTACCGCGCTGGGCAATTTCGGTGTCGATCACGTGCTCGACGCCGTTGTGGATTGGGCGCCGCGTCCGCTGGCCCGTGTCGCCAACGAGCGTACCGTCGAGCCGGTCGAAGAGAAGTTTTCGGGCTTCATCTTCAAGATCCAGGCGAACATGGACCCGAAACACCGCGACCGCATCGCCTTCATGCGTATCTGCTCCGGCAAATACGAGAAAGGCATGAAGATGCGCCACGTGCGTACCGGCAAGGACGTGCGCATCGGCGACGCCCTGACGTTCTTCTCCTCCGAGCGTGAACAGCTGGAAGAGGCCTACGCCGGCGACATCATTGGTCTGCACAACCACGGCACGATCCAGATCGGCGATACTTTCAGCGAAGGCGAAGTCCTGGGTTTCACCGGTATTCCGCACTTCGCCCCGGAACTGTTCCGTCGTGTGCGTCTGCGTGATCCGCTGAAATCCAAGCAACTGCGTCAGGGCTTGCAGCAGTTGGCGGAAGAGGGCGCGACGCAGGTGTTCTTCCCGGAGCGCAGCAACGACATCATTCTTGGCGCCGTCGGTGTGCTGCAGTTCGATGTGGTCGCGAGTCGTTTGAAAGAGGAATACAAGGTTGAGTGCTCGTATGAGCCGATCACTGTGTATTCGGCGCGCTGGATCGAGTGCAGCGACAAGAAGAAGCTTGAGGAGTTTTCCAACAAGGCTGTGGAGAACCTGGCATTGGATGGCGGTGGGCATTTGACCTATCTGGCGCCGACGCGGGTGAATCTGGCGTTGATGGAAGAGCGTTGGCCGGATGTGAAATTCCGCGCGACGCGGGAGCATCATTAA
- a CDS encoding peptide ABC transporter ATP-binding protein encodes MAVVLTARDLTRHYEVSRGLFKGHATVRALNGVSFELEAGKTLAVVGESGCGKSTLARALTLIEDPSSGSLKIAGQEVAGADKAQRKQLRKDVQMVFQSPYASLNPRQKVGDQLGEPLLINTNLSAAERREKVQAMMKQVGLRPEHYQRYPHMFSGGQRQRIALARAMMLQPKVLVADEPTSALDVSIQAQVLNLFMDLQQEFNTAYVFISHNLAVVQHVADDVMVMYLGRPVELGPKNDIYERPLHPYTQALLSATPTIHPDPNKPKIKIVGELPNPLNPPSGCAFHKRCPYATERCSTEEPLLRELDNRQVACHYAEQFLDGAA; translated from the coding sequence ATGGCCGTCGTACTTACCGCCCGCGACCTGACCCGTCACTACGAAGTCTCCCGTGGCCTGTTCAAGGGCCATGCGACCGTGCGCGCACTCAACGGCGTCTCGTTCGAACTGGAAGCCGGCAAGACCCTCGCCGTGGTGGGCGAGTCGGGCTGCGGCAAGTCCACCCTCGCCCGTGCGCTGACGCTGATTGAAGACCCATCGTCCGGCTCGTTGAAAATCGCCGGCCAGGAAGTTGCCGGTGCCGACAAGGCGCAACGCAAGCAACTGCGCAAAGACGTGCAAATGGTCTTTCAAAGCCCGTACGCGTCGCTGAACCCACGGCAGAAAGTCGGTGACCAGCTCGGCGAACCGCTGCTGATCAACACCAACCTCTCCGCCGCCGAGCGTCGCGAGAAAGTCCAGGCGATGATGAAGCAGGTCGGCTTGCGTCCCGAGCACTACCAGCGCTATCCGCACATGTTCTCCGGCGGTCAGCGCCAGCGTATTGCCCTGGCCCGGGCGATGATGCTGCAACCGAAAGTGCTGGTGGCCGATGAACCGACCTCGGCGCTGGATGTGTCGATTCAGGCCCAGGTGCTGAACCTGTTCATGGATCTGCAGCAGGAGTTCAACACTGCCTACGTGTTCATCTCGCACAACCTCGCGGTGGTGCAGCACGTGGCCGATGACGTGATGGTGATGTACCTCGGGCGCCCGGTGGAACTGGGCCCGAAAAACGACATCTACGAGCGCCCGCTGCACCCTTACACCCAGGCGCTGCTGTCGGCGACCCCGACCATTCACCCGGACCCGAACAAGCCGAAAATCAAGATCGTCGGCGAACTGCCCAACCCGCTGAACCCGCCATCGGGCTGCGCTTTCCACAAGCGCTGCCCGTATGCGACCGAGCGTTGCAGCACCGAAGAGCCGCTGTTGCGTGAACTGGATAATCGGCAGGTGGCTTGCCACTACGCCGAGCAATTCCTCGACGGCGCGGCGTAA
- a CDS encoding ABC transporter ATP-binding protein has translation MSLLEIKNLNVRFGDKNATPVVDGLDLKVDKGEVLAIVGESGSGKSVTMMALMGLIEHPGIVTADSLSFDGKDMLKLSNRQRRQIVGKDLSMVFQDPMTALNPSYTVGFQIEEVLRLHLKMSGKQARKRAIELLEKVEIPGAASRMDAYPHQLSGGMSQRVAIAMAIAGEPKLLIADEPTTALDVTIQAQIMDLLLALQKEQNMGLVLITHDLAVVAETAQRVCVMYAGQAVEVGQVPQLFDIPAHPYSEALLKAIPEHSLGASRLSTLPGIVPGRYDRPQGCLLSPRCPYVQDNCRAQRPGLDPKSNSLARCFYPLNQEVA, from the coding sequence ATGTCACTGCTAGAAATCAAGAATCTCAACGTCCGCTTCGGCGACAAGAACGCCACACCCGTGGTCGACGGCCTCGACCTGAAAGTCGACAAAGGCGAAGTGCTGGCCATCGTTGGCGAATCGGGTTCGGGTAAATCCGTGACCATGATGGCGCTGATGGGCCTGATCGAGCATCCCGGCATCGTCACCGCCGATTCGCTCAGCTTCGACGGCAAGGACATGCTCAAGCTGAGCAACCGTCAGCGTCGACAAATCGTTGGCAAAGACCTGTCGATGGTTTTCCAGGACCCGATGACCGCGCTGAACCCGAGCTACACCGTCGGTTTTCAGATCGAAGAAGTGCTGCGCCTGCACCTGAAAATGTCCGGCAAGCAAGCGCGCAAGCGTGCCATCGAACTGCTGGAAAAAGTTGAAATCCCTGGCGCCGCCAGCCGAATGGACGCCTACCCTCATCAACTCTCCGGTGGCATGAGCCAGCGCGTCGCGATCGCCATGGCAATTGCCGGCGAGCCAAAGCTGCTGATCGCCGACGAACCGACCACCGCCCTCGACGTGACGATTCAGGCGCAGATCATGGATCTGCTGCTGGCGTTGCAGAAAGAACAGAACATGGGCCTGGTGCTGATCACTCACGACCTCGCCGTCGTCGCCGAAACCGCCCAGCGCGTCTGTGTGATGTATGCAGGCCAGGCCGTGGAAGTCGGCCAGGTGCCGCAACTGTTCGACATCCCGGCGCACCCATACAGCGAAGCCCTGCTCAAGGCGATTCCCGAGCACAGCCTCGGTGCCTCACGCCTGTCGACGCTGCCGGGCATCGTCCCGGGCCGTTACGACCGTCCGCAAGGTTGCCTGCTGTCGCCGCGCTGCCCGTACGTGCAGGACAACTGCCGCGCGCAGCGTCCCGGCCTTGACCCGAAAAGCAACAGCCTCGCCCGCTGCTTCTACCCGCTGAACCAGGAGGTGGCGTAA